One part of the Xylanimonas allomyrinae genome encodes these proteins:
- the ppgK gene encoding polyphosphate--glucose phosphotransferase, whose product MAQHLAFGIDIGGSGIKGAPVDLETGEFTAGRLRIPTPEKSTPEAVAQVLAELVGSFDLPKKAAVGVAFPAPMDHGVVRFIANLDQSWKGVDLPALLHEATGREVTAVNDADAAGIGEQRYGAAHGRDGTVLVVTLGTGIGSALIVDGVLVPNTELGHLEIDGFDAESRAADSAREREGLDFASWAQRLQRYFETVEMLLSPDLIVVGGGISKKHAEFLPLLDLRAKIIPAELRNAAGIVGAAALAASDAERSRKKKRKR is encoded by the coding sequence ATGGCACAGCACCTCGCATTCGGGATCGATATCGGCGGATCGGGCATCAAGGGCGCACCCGTCGATCTTGAGACCGGAGAGTTCACCGCCGGACGGCTTCGCATCCCGACCCCCGAGAAGAGCACTCCCGAGGCGGTCGCGCAGGTGCTCGCCGAACTCGTCGGATCGTTCGACCTGCCCAAGAAGGCCGCCGTCGGCGTCGCCTTCCCCGCACCGATGGACCACGGCGTCGTCCGGTTCATCGCCAACCTCGACCAGTCGTGGAAGGGCGTGGACCTGCCTGCGCTGCTGCACGAGGCCACGGGACGCGAGGTCACGGCAGTCAACGACGCCGACGCTGCCGGCATCGGCGAGCAGCGCTACGGCGCCGCCCACGGCCGCGACGGCACCGTCCTGGTGGTCACGCTCGGCACGGGCATCGGCTCGGCGCTCATCGTCGACGGCGTCCTGGTGCCGAACACCGAGCTCGGCCACCTCGAGATCGACGGGTTCGACGCGGAGTCGCGTGCGGCCGACTCGGCGCGCGAGCGGGAGGGCCTCGACTTCGCCTCGTGGGCGCAGCGGCTGCAGCGCTACTTCGAGACGGTCGAGATGCTCCTGTCCCCCGACCTCATCGTCGTCGGAGGCGGCATCAGCAAGAAGCACGCGGAGTTCCTGCCGCTGCTCGACCTGCGGGCCAAGATCATCCCCGCCGAGCTGCGCAACGCGGCCGGGATCGTCGGCGCGGCCGCGCTGGCGGCGTCGGACGCGGAGCGCTCACGGAAGAAGAAGCGCAAGCGCTGA
- a CDS encoding SPOR domain-containing protein, whose protein sequence is MSEESGPVTSPEYWFNTQTHEVEVGRRSSWSHLMGPYGTREEALHALDRARERSDAWDHDDAEWVAGDGPGEAEGRAADRQPS, encoded by the coding sequence ATGAGCGAGGAGAGCGGGCCGGTGACGTCGCCGGAGTACTGGTTCAACACCCAGACGCACGAGGTGGAGGTCGGGCGTCGCTCGTCCTGGAGCCACCTCATGGGGCCCTACGGAACCCGGGAGGAGGCCCTGCACGCCCTCGATCGCGCCCGCGAGCGGAGCGACGCCTGGGACCACGACGACGCCGAATGGGTGGCCGGGGACGGCCCCGGCGAGGCCGAGGGCCGCGCCGCGGACCGACAGCCGTCGTGA
- a CDS encoding YgjV family protein, with protein sequence MNPWLEAIGWIGSVLVVLSLTQARVLRFRWLNLAGSVIATVYNAVVGIWPFVAMNGAIALINVYWLWRLHRTRHDAATYEVVEVAPDDAYLLHVLHTYATDILTFSPGFVAVPDAGERRAAFLVLRGDETVGVVEVGDAGGGTGVVLLDWVTKRFRDFTPGEFVYRRSGIFASRGYTRLVIRSPARTDEHYLTRVGFTRDADGWSRPVTA encoded by the coding sequence ATGAACCCCTGGCTCGAAGCCATCGGCTGGATCGGCTCGGTCCTCGTCGTGCTGTCCCTGACGCAGGCCCGAGTGCTGCGTTTCCGGTGGCTCAACCTCGCCGGTTCCGTGATCGCGACCGTCTACAACGCCGTCGTCGGCATCTGGCCGTTCGTCGCGATGAACGGGGCGATCGCGCTCATCAACGTCTACTGGCTGTGGCGGCTGCACCGCACACGTCACGACGCCGCCACCTACGAGGTGGTCGAGGTCGCTCCCGACGACGCGTACCTGCTGCACGTGCTGCACACCTACGCGACCGACATCCTCACGTTCTCGCCCGGATTCGTCGCCGTTCCCGACGCCGGGGAGCGCCGCGCGGCGTTCCTGGTGCTGCGCGGTGACGAGACGGTGGGAGTCGTCGAGGTGGGCGACGCGGGCGGCGGGACCGGCGTCGTCCTGCTCGACTGGGTGACCAAGCGGTTCCGGGACTTCACTCCGGGCGAGTTCGTCTACCGCCGGTCAGGAATCTTTGCGAGCAGGGGCTACACGCGACTGGTGATCCGGTCTCCGGCCCGCACCGACGAGCACTACCTGACGCGTGTCGGCTTCACCCGCGACGCGGACGGGTGGTCTCGCCCCGTCACCGCGTGA
- a CDS encoding STAS domain-containing protein, translating to MTVTSTRSGGIDLVRTADASVVQMWGEIDAALRSEASAALAGALESNLPVIVDATRIGFIDSAGVAFLVQLCTVGQDEGLSVTVRNPPPAVAEVFHQIGADSAIAEERG from the coding sequence ATGACTGTGACGAGCACGCGCAGCGGGGGCATCGACTTGGTGCGTACCGCGGACGCGAGCGTGGTCCAGATGTGGGGCGAGATCGACGCAGCGCTGCGGTCCGAGGCGAGCGCGGCGCTCGCCGGCGCGCTGGAGAGCAACCTGCCGGTCATCGTCGACGCGACGCGCATCGGGTTCATCGACTCGGCAGGCGTCGCCTTCCTGGTGCAGCTGTGCACCGTGGGGCAGGACGAGGGCCTGTCCGTCACCGTCCGCAACCCACCGCCTGCCGTCGCCGAGGTGTTTCACCAGATCGGCGCCGACTCCGCCATCGCCGAGGAGCGCGGCTAG
- a CDS encoding glutamine synthetase family protein has product MDRQQEFVLRTVEERDIRFIRLWFTDVLGVLKSVAVAPAELEQAFGEGIGFDGSAIEGLTRVYEADMIAKPDPTTFQILPWRGDRHGTARMFCDILTPDGEPALADPRNVLKRALARASDKGFTFYTHPEVEFYLFEQMSGPNAPLVPVDTGGYFDHLARGSTHDFRRAAISMLESMGISVEYSHHEAGPGQNEIDLRYADALTTADNLMTFRTVVKEVALEQGVFATFMPKPLADHPGSGMHTHVSLFEGDRNAFHEPGAQFELSKTGRQFIAGLLVHAAEVTAVTNQYVNSYKRLWGGAEAPSYVCWGHNNRSALVRVPMYKPGKGNSSRIEYRGIDSAANPYLAFAVMLAAGLKGIEEGYDLPDATEDDVWELTDAERRALGITPLPQNLDAAIAIMERSELVAETLGEHVFRYVLANKRQEWDAYRAQVTPYELHRFLQFL; this is encoded by the coding sequence ATGGACAGGCAGCAGGAGTTCGTGCTCCGCACGGTCGAGGAGCGCGACATCCGCTTCATCCGGCTCTGGTTCACCGACGTCCTCGGGGTGCTCAAGTCGGTCGCGGTCGCGCCGGCCGAGCTCGAGCAGGCGTTCGGTGAGGGCATCGGGTTCGACGGGTCGGCCATCGAGGGCCTGACCCGGGTGTACGAGGCCGACATGATCGCCAAGCCCGACCCGACGACGTTCCAGATCCTGCCGTGGCGCGGCGACCGGCACGGCACCGCGCGCATGTTCTGCGACATCCTCACGCCCGACGGGGAGCCGGCGCTCGCCGACCCGCGCAACGTGCTCAAGCGCGCCCTGGCCCGCGCGAGCGACAAGGGGTTCACGTTCTACACGCACCCCGAGGTCGAGTTCTACCTCTTCGAGCAGATGTCGGGTCCGAACGCCCCTCTCGTGCCGGTCGACACGGGCGGCTACTTCGACCACCTGGCGCGCGGGTCAACACACGACTTCCGCCGCGCGGCGATCTCGATGCTCGAGTCGATGGGCATCTCCGTGGAGTACTCCCACCACGAGGCTGGTCCGGGCCAGAACGAGATCGACCTGCGCTACGCCGACGCGCTGACCACGGCCGACAACCTCATGACGTTCCGGACGGTCGTCAAGGAGGTCGCGCTCGAGCAGGGCGTCTTCGCGACGTTCATGCCCAAGCCGCTCGCCGACCACCCCGGCTCGGGCATGCACACGCACGTGTCCCTCTTCGAGGGTGACCGCAACGCGTTCCACGAGCCCGGCGCACAGTTCGAGCTGTCCAAGACCGGCCGGCAGTTCATCGCCGGCCTGCTGGTCCACGCGGCCGAGGTCACGGCGGTGACCAACCAGTACGTCAACTCCTACAAGCGCCTGTGGGGCGGTGCCGAGGCGCCCAGCTACGTGTGCTGGGGCCACAACAACCGCTCGGCTCTGGTGCGCGTGCCGATGTACAAGCCGGGCAAGGGCAACTCCTCGCGCATCGAGTACCGCGGTATCGACTCGGCGGCCAACCCCTACCTGGCGTTCGCCGTCATGCTGGCCGCCGGCCTCAAGGGCATCGAGGAGGGCTACGACCTGCCCGACGCCACCGAGGACGACGTCTGGGAGCTCACGGACGCCGAGCGCCGGGCGCTCGGCATCACCCCGCTACCGCAGAACCTCGACGCCGCGATCGCGATCATGGAGCGCTCGGAGCTCGTGGCGGAGACCCTTGGCGAGCACGTGTTCCGCTACGTCCTGGCGAACAAGCGGCAGGAGTGGGACGCGTACCGCGCCCAGGTCACGCCGTACGAGCTGCACCGCTTCCTTCAGTTCCTGTGA